One genomic window of Choristoneura fumiferana chromosome 14, NRCan_CFum_1, whole genome shotgun sequence includes the following:
- the LOC141435262 gene encoding uncharacterized protein: MMSKLRAEDYNLIAARIVSLFPSENIGTYFMRAVPTAKSISGKYIPAKGKLVDKVRNLLYISGEKHRRPKSTQRIPENELENEPKNLSLMIDAAHDDDCLWLKNNNEPWDEVVLRWKKN; the protein is encoded by the exons ATGATGAG TAAACTAAGAGCAGAGGATTACAACTTGATTGCAGCAAGGATTGTATCTCTCTTTCCAAGCGAAAACATTGGGACTTATTTCATGAGAGCGGTTCCAACTGCAAAGTCTATCAGTGGAAAATATATTCCGGCTAAAGGCAAATTAGTTGATAAAGTTCGGAACCTGCTGTATATATCTGGAGAGAAACACCGGAGGCCAAAATCAACACAGAGAATACCAGAAAATGAGCTGGAGAATGAGCCGAAAAATCTTTCCTTGATGATAG ATGCTGCTCACGATGACGACTGTTTGTGGTTGAAAAATAACAATGAGCCATGGGATGAGGTCGTCTTGAGAtggaaaaaaaactag